From Chryseobacterium sp. H1D6B, a single genomic window includes:
- a CDS encoding ParB/RepB/Spo0J family partition protein produces MKDKKRAMGRGLGAILSAESKATVNSATDEGADKFVGNIVEVALEDIYPNPTQPRTYFDEKALNDLAQSIKNLGVIQPITLRKDGGKFEIISGERRYRASKIAGLTSIPAYIRLVNDQELLEMALVENIQREDLDAIEIALTYQRLLDEIGMTQENLSQRLGKDRSTITNSIRLLRLSPDIQNAIRSGEISAGHGRAIISLDNEELQQILFDKIIKEQLNVRQTEQVSTALKNPKAPKVKAKPELSNNYKRVQKTISDILDVKVEIKTSGNSKKGKIVLDFKNEDELEYILSHIK; encoded by the coding sequence ATGAAGGACAAAAAAAGAGCTATGGGACGTGGTTTGGGTGCTATTTTAAGTGCTGAATCCAAAGCAACTGTTAATTCTGCCACAGATGAAGGGGCAGATAAATTTGTAGGAAATATTGTAGAAGTAGCACTTGAAGACATATATCCGAACCCAACTCAGCCGAGAACTTATTTTGACGAAAAAGCATTAAACGATCTAGCACAGTCTATTAAAAACTTAGGAGTGATCCAGCCGATTACCTTAAGAAAAGACGGCGGAAAGTTTGAAATCATATCTGGGGAAAGACGTTACAGAGCCAGCAAAATAGCAGGTCTTACTTCTATTCCTGCTTATATTCGTTTAGTAAATGACCAGGAGCTTTTAGAAATGGCTCTTGTTGAAAATATCCAGAGAGAAGATCTTGATGCCATAGAAATTGCCCTTACTTACCAAAGACTTTTAGATGAAATCGGGATGACTCAGGAAAATCTCAGCCAGAGACTTGGAAAAGATAGAAGTACCATTACCAATTCTATCAGGCTGTTAAGATTAAGTCCGGATATTCAGAATGCGATCCGAAGCGGAGAAATTTCTGCAGGACACGGAAGAGCAATTATCAGTTTGGATAATGAAGAACTGCAGCAGATTTTATTTGATAAGATTATCAAAGAACAGCTGAATGTACGCCAGACAGAACAGGTTTCTACGGCATTGAAAAATCCAAAAGCACCTAAAGTAAAAGCAAAACCTGAGCTTTCAAACAATTATAAAAGAGTGCAGAAAACGATCTCGGATATTTTAGATGTGAAAGTGGAGATCAAGACCTCCGGAAACAGTAAAAAAGGTAAAATTGTTTTAGATTTCAAAAATGAAGATGAACTGGAGTATATTTTATCTCATATTAAATAA
- a CDS encoding phosphoribosyltransferase family protein: MESIQVHDKTFVPYLKDAEIQEIVKATALKIYEDYKDEVPVFIGVLNGVIMFFSDLLKHYPGPCEIAFIQMSSYAGTESTGIVYQKMELTKDVKDRHIILVEDIVDTGNTVESLFKYFTETQRPKSVKLASFLLKPDVYKKDFKLDYIGKEIPNKFVLGYGLDYDELGRNLSDLYQLEDGRINK; the protein is encoded by the coding sequence ATGGAAAGCATTCAAGTTCACGACAAAACTTTTGTTCCTTATTTAAAGGACGCCGAAATTCAAGAAATAGTAAAAGCAACAGCTTTAAAAATTTATGAAGATTACAAGGATGAAGTCCCTGTTTTCATTGGTGTTTTGAACGGAGTTATCATGTTCTTCTCAGATCTTTTAAAGCATTATCCAGGACCTTGTGAGATTGCTTTCATTCAAATGAGTTCATACGCAGGAACGGAATCTACCGGAATTGTTTACCAGAAAATGGAACTTACGAAAGATGTAAAAGACCGTCATATTATTCTTGTAGAAGATATTGTAGATACAGGAAATACAGTGGAAAGTCTTTTTAAATATTTCACGGAAACGCAGCGTCCAAAATCTGTAAAACTGGCTTCTTTCTTATTAAAACCTGATGTTTATAAAAAAGATTTCAAGCTGGATTACATTGGAAAAGAGATTCCAAACAAATTTGTTCTTGGTTATGGGTTAGATTATGATGAATTAGGAAGAAACCTTTCAGATCTGTATCAATTAGAAGATGGAAGAATCAACAAATAA
- a CDS encoding ABC-F family ATP-binding cassette domain-containing protein — MIFLQHISYRFPSRDLLFNHINLTVQSHAKSALVGSNGMGKSTLLKIIAGELQPLEGNVTIQGDIYYVPQLFGNLNHFTIAACLKIDKKLNALQKITNGEVNEEYFEILNDDWNIEERSLEALQYWKLENVGLNQTLESLSGGQKTKVFLAGIQINEPAVIVLDEPTNHLDLEGRRLLYDLINVTDATVVIVSHDRTLLNLVDTIFELSNQGITAYGGNYDFYAEQKAIEQEALNNGIHSKERALKKAKEKERETIERKQKLDARGKKKQEKSGVARIMMNTLRNNAEKNSSKLKNAHAEKINDISGNLRDLRSSLRSSDQMKVNFDDSDLHSGKILITAEEINFKYENEFLWKENLNLQIRSGDRIAVKGSNGSGKTTLIKLVLGDLQPSAGNITRADFNTIYIDQEYSMIGGALTVHEFVQNFNDNAVTESEVKTLLARFLFGKESWDKKCGVLSGGERMRLLLCGLSISNKAPDVIILDEPTNNLDLQNVEILTNSIKDYHGTLLVISHDEVFLEEIGIDREVFLG; from the coding sequence ATGATTTTTCTACAACATATATCCTACAGGTTTCCCAGCAGAGACCTTCTTTTTAATCATATCAATTTAACAGTGCAGTCTCATGCAAAATCGGCTTTAGTCGGGAGCAACGGCATGGGAAAGTCCACTTTACTAAAAATAATTGCCGGTGAACTTCAGCCTCTGGAAGGAAATGTAACTATTCAAGGTGATATCTATTACGTCCCGCAGCTGTTCGGGAATCTTAATCATTTTACCATTGCAGCATGTTTAAAAATAGATAAAAAGCTCAATGCTCTTCAAAAAATCACCAATGGAGAAGTGAATGAAGAATATTTTGAAATTTTAAATGACGATTGGAATATCGAAGAAAGAAGCCTCGAAGCCCTGCAGTACTGGAAATTAGAAAATGTAGGCCTGAATCAAACATTAGAAAGTTTAAGCGGCGGCCAGAAGACCAAAGTTTTCCTTGCCGGAATCCAGATCAATGAGCCGGCTGTTATAGTATTAGATGAACCTACCAATCACTTAGATTTAGAAGGAAGACGGCTTTTGTATGACCTTATCAATGTAACAGATGCGACTGTAGTTATTGTCAGCCATGACAGAACATTGTTGAATCTGGTTGATACTATATTTGAATTGAGTAACCAGGGGATTACAGCATACGGTGGAAACTATGATTTTTATGCTGAACAAAAAGCAATTGAACAGGAAGCTTTAAATAATGGCATCCATTCTAAAGAACGTGCATTGAAAAAGGCAAAGGAAAAAGAACGCGAAACGATTGAAAGAAAACAGAAATTAGATGCAAGAGGAAAGAAAAAGCAGGAAAAATCCGGCGTTGCGAGAATTATGATGAACACGTTGCGGAATAACGCTGAAAAAAACTCATCAAAATTAAAAAATGCCCACGCAGAAAAGATCAATGATATTTCTGGAAATCTGCGCGATTTACGATCATCCTTAAGAAGCTCTGACCAGATGAAAGTGAATTTTGATGATTCTGATCTGCATTCCGGAAAGATCCTTATCACGGCTGAGGAAATTAATTTTAAATATGAGAACGAATTTTTGTGGAAAGAAAACCTGAATCTGCAGATCAGAAGCGGTGACAGAATCGCTGTTAAAGGTTCAAACGGTTCAGGGAAAACGACTTTAATCAAGTTGGTGCTCGGAGATTTGCAGCCTTCTGCGGGAAATATTACAAGAGCAGATTTTAATACCATTTATATCGATCAGGAATATTCTATGATCGGCGGAGCTCTTACAGTGCATGAATTTGTGCAGAATTTTAATGATAACGCAGTTACGGAATCTGAAGTGAAAACTTTATTAGCAAGATTCCTATTCGGAAAAGAATCCTGGGATAAAAAATGCGGTGTGCTGAGCGGGGGAGAAAGGATGCGGCTTTTGCTGTGCGGACTTTCCATCAGTAATAAAGCTCCGGATGTTATTATTCTGGACGAACCTACAAATAACCTTGATCTGCAGAATGTAGAAATTTTAACAAATTCTATTAAAGATTATCACGGAACGCTGCTGGTAATTTCTCATGATGAGGTTTTTCTGGAAGAGATCGGGATTGATAGAGAAGTCTTTTTAGGTTAA
- a CDS encoding energy transducer TonB — translation MKHLHQNEEFRFNEVLFEHRNKEYGAYALRTESDRILTKALFVGVGLLAAVAITPLIISAFNNEPSSIHIPKDGPPVIIRLKDTAVPDKVPPAVQQIKPVSPPNQKQYDSSIPIPTKHAVEPVKQDIPKDAAAGLINNFKGEPVKPDTYVPPAPVIGNGPVISHVQPPVVEKKNPDAIETELSVEASYEGGINSFRNKVINGFDGSGFQDEGMMKTTVTFIVEVNGTISAVKAAGPDANFNEEAVRTIKSIRGKWAPGKNKQGQSVRSYFKFPISMKFE, via the coding sequence ATGAAACACCTACATCAAAACGAAGAATTTCGATTCAATGAAGTTCTTTTCGAGCATCGTAACAAAGAATATGGTGCTTATGCATTAAGAACAGAATCAGACAGAATACTAACAAAAGCACTTTTTGTAGGAGTTGGTTTATTGGCTGCAGTTGCAATTACTCCGCTGATTATTTCGGCATTTAATAATGAGCCTTCTTCTATACACATCCCTAAAGATGGCCCTCCAGTGATAATCAGATTAAAAGATACGGCCGTCCCTGATAAAGTACCGCCTGCCGTTCAGCAGATAAAGCCTGTTTCACCTCCCAATCAAAAGCAATATGACAGCTCTATTCCGATACCTACTAAACACGCTGTAGAGCCTGTAAAGCAGGATATTCCTAAGGATGCGGCAGCGGGGTTGATAAATAATTTTAAAGGAGAACCTGTAAAACCAGATACTTATGTGCCGCCGGCTCCAGTAATCGGAAACGGACCTGTTATTAGTCATGTACAGCCACCGGTTGTTGAGAAAAAGAATCCGGATGCAATTGAGACGGAACTAAGCGTTGAAGCAAGTTATGAAGGAGGAATTAATTCTTTCAGAAATAAAGTGATCAACGGCTTTGACGGTTCTGGATTTCAAGATGAAGGAATGATGAAAACAACCGTTACTTTTATCGTGGAAGTGAATGGAACAATCTCTGCAGTTAAAGCGGCAGGACCAGATGCTAATTTCAATGAAGAAGCGGTAAGAACAATCAAATCCATCAGAGGAAAATGGGCACCTGGAAAAAATAAACAAGGACAATCTGTAAGAAGTTATTTCAAATTTCCGATTTCAATGAAGTTTGAATAA
- a CDS encoding ParA family protein — protein MAKIIGIANQKGGVGKTTTAVNLAAALGVLEKKILIIDADPQANATSGLGVEEVQYSTYNLLEHSVDTRSCIQRTSTPNLDIVPSHIDLVAAEIELVDKEEREYMLKKALQSVRDDYDYIIIDCAPSLGLITVNALTAADSVIIPIQCEYFALEGLGKLLNTIKNVQKIHNKDLDIEGLLLTMYDSRLRLSNQVVEEVNAHFPEMVFETIISRNVRLSEAPSFGESILNYDAESKGAIQYIQLAEEVLLNNENLVRN, from the coding sequence ATGGCAAAAATCATAGGTATCGCTAATCAAAAAGGAGGAGTTGGAAAAACAACAACAGCTGTTAATTTAGCGGCAGCATTAGGGGTATTGGAAAAAAAAATATTAATCATTGATGCTGATCCTCAAGCTAATGCGACGTCTGGTCTAGGAGTGGAGGAAGTGCAGTATTCTACTTATAACTTGCTGGAGCACAGCGTAGATACCAGAAGCTGTATCCAGAGAACAAGTACGCCCAATCTGGATATTGTACCCTCTCATATCGATTTGGTTGCAGCAGAAATAGAATTAGTAGATAAAGAAGAGCGTGAGTACATGCTTAAAAAAGCATTACAGAGCGTAAGAGATGATTATGATTACATTATTATAGATTGTGCACCGAGTTTAGGATTGATTACTGTCAATGCTCTTACAGCAGCAGATTCTGTGATTATCCCGATTCAATGTGAATATTTTGCATTGGAAGGACTTGGAAAACTTTTGAATACTATAAAAAATGTTCAGAAAATTCACAACAAAGATCTAGATATCGAAGGACTGCTTCTTACGATGTATGACAGCAGACTGAGACTTTCTAACCAGGTGGTGGAAGAAGTAAATGCACATTTTCCTGAAATGGTTTTCGAAACGATTATCAGCAGAAACGTAAGATTGAGCGAAGCACCAAGTTTCGGTGAAAGTATCTTAAATTATGATGCCGAAAGCAAAGGAGCAATTCAATATATTCAATTAGCGGAAGAAGTTCTGTTGAACAATGAAAATTTAGTTAGAAATTAA
- the obgE gene encoding GTPase ObgE codes for MSNFVDYVKIHCKSGHGGAGSAHLRREKYIPKGGPDGGDGGRGGHIIMKGNANEWTLLPLRYTRHVKAERGQNGAKNQLTGAYGEDMYIEVPIGTIAKNEDGEIIGEIMDDGQEIILMHGGKGGLGNEHFKSSTNQTPRYAQPGMDGEEGFIIFELKILADVGLVGFPNAGKSTLLSSVSAAKPKIANYAFTTLTPNLGIVEYRNYKSFVMADIPGIIEGAAEGKGLGHRFLRHIERNSILLFLIPADSESHFQEFKILENELKEYNPELLDKDFIVSISKSDLLDDELKKEISSEFPENRKPIFFSGVTGENLMELKDAIWKKLHG; via the coding sequence ATGTCAAATTTTGTAGATTACGTAAAGATTCATTGTAAAAGCGGCCACGGTGGTGCAGGTTCTGCCCATCTCCGTCGTGAAAAATATATTCCTAAAGGCGGTCCTGATGGAGGTGACGGAGGACGAGGAGGCCATATCATTATGAAAGGAAATGCCAATGAGTGGACTTTACTTCCCCTTCGTTATACGCGTCACGTAAAAGCTGAACGCGGACAGAACGGAGCAAAAAACCAGTTAACAGGTGCTTACGGAGAAGATATGTATATAGAAGTGCCTATCGGAACCATTGCTAAAAATGAAGACGGCGAAATTATCGGTGAAATCATGGATGACGGACAGGAAATCATCCTGATGCACGGAGGAAAAGGAGGTCTTGGAAACGAGCACTTCAAATCTTCTACCAACCAGACTCCAAGATATGCACAGCCGGGAATGGACGGTGAAGAAGGTTTTATCATTTTTGAGCTTAAAATATTGGCAGACGTAGGACTAGTTGGATTTCCAAATGCCGGAAAGTCTACTCTTCTTTCATCTGTTTCTGCCGCTAAGCCTAAAATTGCGAATTACGCTTTTACAACACTTACTCCCAACTTAGGAATTGTAGAATACAGAAATTACAAGTCTTTTGTAATGGCTGATATTCCGGGAATTATTGAAGGTGCAGCAGAAGGAAAAGGTCTTGGACACCGATTTTTAAGACATATTGAAAGAAATTCAATCTTGCTGTTCTTAATCCCTGCCGATTCTGAAAGCCATTTCCAGGAGTTTAAAATTTTGGAAAATGAACTTAAAGAATACAATCCTGAACTTTTAGATAAAGATTTTATTGTTTCTATTTCAAAATCTGACCTTTTAGATGACGAGTTGAAAAAAGAAATCTCATCTGAGTTTCCAGAAAACAGAAAACCTATATTCTTCTCTGGTGTTACTGGAGAAAACCTGATGGAGCTGAAAGATGCCATCTGGAAGAAATTACACGGATAA
- a CDS encoding T9SS type A sorting domain-containing protein codes for MKTKLFLLFLLSFGANLVFAQGENNNWYFGYRAAVNFANPAVPAVSYDSQMSAVEACGSVSDQKGDLLFYTNGMTIWNREHQQMQNGTGLSGTLSSQQLAIVQHPGNPNQYFVFTTADKTNGANNFIAYTIVDMSLGFTGSNGLPLGAVVQNAKNIKVLDNTGGTIYSEAVTIVPKASGTSYWVLIADNNKLYSYTLNNAGFSNGNPVLSGLNFPLSPYNYFGIKASPKINNPNYSRFICISIHAPEFDVRNKVLSFNDTTGQVTNDYSLVINGLQSYIPEFNKNASVLYLGSKSMYAVDLENSTQSNIIYKAVYNSTGTVFFDGIQRNKNGDIYYSHNQNRYYLGKIVNPDVYAGNISVNMNSIYLPNSTIGNQTSVGLPQLIEKAVADVYYPCTNNLVLNTAEINNDFVYNVGNNIVTEADYFISSDQRITMNAGNSITLLPNTHIMANRFVAKIVPCDRGASSRQGFQSNQNLKQTNMVLELDKEERSKFIKNDIKIFPNPVSDILMVNSDAAIETVEVFDMSGRKLSVSVNGNKIDVRNLSSGTYTINIKTKNGMISKQFIKK; via the coding sequence ATGAAGACAAAACTTTTTTTATTGTTTCTATTAAGCTTTGGTGCAAATCTAGTATTTGCCCAGGGCGAGAATAACAATTGGTATTTTGGATACAGAGCGGCCGTCAATTTTGCAAATCCAGCAGTACCGGCAGTGTCATACGACAGCCAGATGTCTGCTGTAGAAGCATGCGGATCCGTAAGTGATCAAAAGGGAGATCTCTTGTTTTATACGAATGGCATGACCATTTGGAATAGAGAACACCAGCAGATGCAGAACGGAACTGGTTTGTCAGGAACGCTTTCAAGCCAGCAGCTGGCTATAGTGCAGCATCCTGGAAATCCTAATCAGTATTTTGTTTTTACTACTGCAGACAAAACGAATGGAGCAAATAACTTTATAGCTTATACCATTGTAGATATGTCATTAGGTTTCACTGGTTCGAATGGGCTGCCACTAGGAGCTGTTGTACAAAACGCTAAAAATATTAAGGTTTTAGATAACACAGGAGGTACAATTTATTCTGAAGCTGTAACTATCGTTCCTAAAGCCAGCGGGACCTCTTATTGGGTATTAATAGCAGATAATAACAAACTTTACAGTTATACTTTGAATAATGCAGGATTTTCCAACGGAAACCCTGTATTAAGCGGCTTAAATTTCCCTCTTTCACCTTATAATTATTTTGGAATTAAAGCTTCTCCAAAAATTAATAATCCTAATTATTCGAGATTTATTTGTATCTCAATTCATGCCCCGGAATTTGATGTGAGGAATAAAGTTTTATCTTTTAATGATACAACGGGACAAGTCACCAATGACTATTCTCTGGTAATAAATGGGCTTCAGTCTTATATCCCTGAATTTAATAAAAATGCTTCAGTATTATATCTGGGGTCAAAAAGTATGTATGCTGTTGATCTGGAAAATTCTACACAATCTAATATTATTTATAAAGCAGTTTATAATTCCACAGGGACGGTATTTTTTGACGGCATCCAGCGTAATAAGAATGGGGATATATATTATTCTCATAATCAGAACCGTTATTATTTAGGGAAAATTGTAAACCCTGATGTGTATGCCGGAAATATTAGTGTCAACATGAACAGTATTTATCTTCCTAATTCAACGATAGGAAACCAAACTTCAGTAGGCCTGCCGCAGTTGATTGAAAAAGCTGTTGCTGATGTCTATTATCCATGTACTAATAATTTAGTATTAAATACTGCAGAGATCAATAATGATTTTGTATATAATGTGGGTAATAATATTGTAACGGAAGCAGATTATTTTATATCAAGTGATCAGCGGATTACAATGAATGCAGGAAATAGTATTACACTGCTGCCGAATACGCACATCATGGCCAACAGATTTGTTGCAAAAATTGTCCCATGTGACCGAGGTGCATCAAGCAGGCAGGGATTTCAATCAAATCAGAATTTGAAACAGACCAATATGGTACTGGAGCTTGATAAAGAAGAAAGATCAAAATTCATTAAGAATGATATTAAGATATTTCCTAATCCGGTATCAGATATTCTGATGGTCAATTCTGATGCAGCTATCGAGACTGTTGAAGTTTTTGATATGTCCGGCAGAAAGCTTTCTGTAAGTGTAAATGGTAATAAGATCGATGTTAGAAATCTTTCTTCAGGAACTTATACTATTAACATTAAGACAAAAAATGGGATGATCTCCAAACAATTTATTAAAAAATAA
- a CDS encoding alpha/beta fold hydrolase, which translates to MGSLQQAGYLSKNETDQKLFHTLFYPENTEVKATLLIIHGMQEHSGRYAAIAEYFASRGLAVLTYDHLGHGKSVSDKKDIGFFQLHHPDERLISDAAMMSDHLIQKYPNVPHFVLGHSMGSFITRCLLQRTGGQFAGAIITGTGGSLAGINLVKSYFSLANKIIPRKRTFFNSIFNIVNNKKFKKDKDFSDTSWLSLNPKNRNAFSHDELCGVPFTNNAFYALFSVYKKATARHWARSIPKSLPLLFISGQDDPIGDFGKGVLETVDNLEHDGFKEVSSKLYPKMRHEILNEEIREEVLSEIYGWMLGRL; encoded by the coding sequence ATGGGATCATTACAGCAGGCAGGATATTTATCTAAAAACGAAACTGATCAAAAACTTTTTCACACTTTATTTTATCCTGAAAACACAGAGGTAAAAGCAACACTGCTGATCATCCATGGTATGCAGGAACACAGCGGAAGATATGCTGCAATAGCGGAATATTTTGCCAGCCGGGGATTAGCTGTGCTCACCTACGACCATCTGGGACATGGAAAATCTGTAAGTGATAAAAAAGACATTGGGTTTTTCCAGCTTCACCATCCTGATGAAAGACTGATTTCAGATGCTGCAATGATGAGTGATCATCTTATACAGAAGTACCCGAATGTTCCTCATTTTGTTCTTGGCCATTCGATGGGATCTTTTATTACCCGCTGTCTTCTCCAAAGAACCGGTGGTCAGTTTGCAGGCGCAATTATTACAGGAACGGGCGGGTCTTTGGCGGGCATTAATTTAGTGAAAAGCTATTTTTCATTGGCCAACAAAATAATACCCCGAAAACGTACGTTTTTCAATTCTATTTTCAATATTGTCAACAATAAAAAGTTTAAAAAAGACAAAGATTTCAGTGATACAAGCTGGCTCAGCCTGAATCCGAAAAACAGAAATGCTTTTTCTCATGATGAACTCTGCGGTGTCCCATTTACCAACAATGCATTTTATGCGCTGTTTAGTGTTTATAAAAAAGCTACGGCAAGACATTGGGCCCGCTCTATTCCTAAATCACTGCCTCTTCTTTTCATCAGCGGGCAGGATGATCCTATAGGAGATTTTGGAAAAGGAGTTTTGGAGACTGTTGATAATTTAGAACATGACGGCTTTAAAGAGGTGAGTTCAAAATTGTATCCTAAGATGCGTCATGAGATATTGAATGAGGAGATCAGAGAGGAGGTTTTGAGTGAGATTTACGGGTGGATGTTGGGGAGATTGTGA
- a CDS encoding adenylosuccinate synthase, whose product MSTYVVVGLQYGDEGKGKITDVLSAKSDYVVRFQGGDNAGHTVYVGEEKFVLHLLPSGVLQCKGKCIIANGVVVNPKSFIKEVGQIESKGLRTDHIFISRRAHVIMPYHILLDTYREEEHGGTQIGTTKKGIGPCYEDKIARIGIRMVDLLNPEILRDKIEKNLKVKNSLFEKYYGKPTLDVEEIYNEFLAIGKQLQDRIVDTEVELNEAIRDGKNVLFEGAQALMLDIDFGTYPYVTSSSPSTGGVCTGAGVPPTSLKNLIGVAKAYCTRVGNGPFPSELDNELGESIRQIGGEFGATTGRPRRTGWLDLVSLKHACMINGINNLVITKLDVLTGIENLKIVTHYKTEDDKIIDYFTSSTEKLYNYEPIYQDLPGWNEDLTKVRSYDELPDNAQKYIEFIEKYLGINVYLVSVGPERTQNIIRKELF is encoded by the coding sequence ATGTCAACTTACGTAGTTGTAGGTCTTCAATATGGAGATGAAGGTAAAGGAAAAATCACAGATGTTTTATCGGCTAAATCGGATTACGTTGTACGTTTCCAGGGTGGAGATAACGCTGGGCACACTGTTTATGTGGGTGAAGAGAAATTTGTTTTGCACCTTCTTCCTTCAGGAGTTTTACAGTGCAAAGGGAAGTGTATCATTGCAAATGGAGTAGTGGTAAATCCTAAATCTTTCATTAAAGAAGTAGGCCAGATCGAAAGCAAAGGCTTAAGAACAGACCACATCTTTATCAGCAGAAGAGCGCATGTGATCATGCCTTACCACATTTTATTGGATACTTACCGTGAAGAAGAGCACGGAGGAACTCAAATTGGAACTACTAAAAAAGGAATCGGACCTTGCTACGAAGATAAGATCGCAAGAATAGGTATCAGAATGGTAGACCTTTTGAATCCTGAAATTTTAAGAGATAAAATTGAGAAAAACTTAAAAGTTAAAAACTCTCTTTTTGAAAAATATTACGGAAAGCCGACTTTAGATGTTGAAGAGATTTATAACGAATTTTTAGCCATCGGAAAACAGCTTCAGGACAGAATCGTAGATACAGAAGTTGAATTGAATGAAGCGATCAGAGACGGAAAGAACGTTTTATTTGAAGGAGCTCAGGCTTTGATGTTGGATATTGACTTCGGAACATACCCTTACGTTACTTCATCTTCTCCGTCTACAGGAGGAGTTTGTACAGGAGCGGGCGTGCCGCCAACTTCACTTAAGAACTTGATCGGTGTTGCTAAAGCATACTGTACAAGAGTAGGAAACGGACCTTTCCCTTCAGAATTAGACAATGAATTAGGAGAAAGCATCAGACAGATTGGAGGTGAATTTGGAGCTACTACTGGCAGACCTAGAAGAACAGGCTGGTTAGATTTAGTTTCTTTGAAACATGCATGTATGATCAACGGAATTAATAATCTTGTCATCACTAAGCTTGACGTTCTTACAGGAATCGAAAACTTAAAGATCGTAACCCATTATAAAACAGAAGATGACAAAATCATCGATTATTTCACTTCTTCAACAGAGAAATTATACAACTACGAGCCTATCTATCAGGATTTACCAGGATGGAACGAAGATCTTACGAAAGTGAGAAGCTATGACGAACTTCCAGACAATGCTCAGAAATATATTGAATTTATTGAGAAGTATTTAGGAATCAACGTATACTTAGTTTCTGTAGGGCCTGAAAGAACCCAGAATATTATCAGAAAAGAATTATTTTAA
- a CDS encoding adenylate kinase: MINIVLFGPPGSGKGTQAQNLIEKFNLKQISTGDLFRYNMKNDTELGKLAKSYIDKGELVPDQVTTDMLVDELRKPTDTAGFIFDGYPRTTAQTEALERIVKDELNDKIDICLSLVVEDKTLVERLLKRGETSGRSDDSNEEIIQNRIKEYYTKTAEVAELYKQQGKYVEVNGVGGIDEISEKLFAEVEKIK; the protein is encoded by the coding sequence ATGATAAACATTGTTCTGTTCGGCCCTCCAGGAAGTGGAAAAGGAACGCAAGCTCAAAATTTAATCGAAAAATTCAATCTTAAGCAGATCTCAACCGGTGACCTTTTCAGATACAACATGAAAAATGATACTGAACTTGGGAAATTAGCTAAATCATACATCGATAAAGGAGAATTGGTTCCAGATCAGGTGACGACAGATATGCTGGTGGATGAACTCAGAAAACCAACAGATACAGCAGGATTCATTTTTGATGGATATCCTAGAACTACGGCTCAGACAGAAGCTTTAGAAAGAATCGTAAAAGACGAACTGAATGATAAAATAGATATCTGTTTATCATTAGTGGTAGAAGATAAAACTTTAGTGGAAAGACTTCTGAAAAGAGGTGAAACAAGCGGAAGATCTGATGACAGCAATGAAGAGATCATCCAAAACAGAATTAAAGAATATTATACTAAAACTGCAGAAGTTGCAGAATTGTATAAGCAGCAAGGAAAATATGTAGAAGTAAACGGTGTAGGAGGAATTGATGAAATTTCCGAAAAACTTTTTGCTGAAGTAGAAAAAATAAAATAG